A stretch of Vigna angularis cultivar LongXiaoDou No.4 chromosome 4, ASM1680809v1, whole genome shotgun sequence DNA encodes these proteins:
- the LOC128196300 gene encoding pectinesterase inhibitor 10-like yields MAPKKQGSRKKGSAASSRKSPSTSSCPPTSSSGPPTSSSGHPTSSPGHPTSSSGHPTSSSGHPTSSSSTRNASASTPSPPNSFSVSQPVPFSTSPPVTSLPSDSSPSASSSSASTVTTTTVSTSTSASATTSLSAASAAWSTLASAATSAMSSLSISDDLTLTDEIPIKLNGKNYLEWNEKVEAVLKARNLLEFVEKIFDPEPYASESDRAQNIESEKFRRWFVQDQMLRTWLLSSMRKDLASLMTGCQYSWQVWETVKELFHSHLAVRVWQLRSELGTIRKGNLSVSEYVGKIQSIVDSLAETGNPVSEEDHVEAVLAGLPREFDSVVKMARMLEGLTPIAVSNIETWCLVLEEKYTSEYRHVDGGGGPSTQDDEPSCSPECSTAERGRGSRRRKGHGRGGRHRGRN; encoded by the coding sequence ATGGCGCCAAAGAAACAAGGCAGTAGAAAAAAAGGCTCTGCGGCTTCCTCTAGAAAGTCCCCCTCCACATCGTCATGCCCCCCTACGTCATCTTCTGGCCCCCCTACGTCATCTTCTGGCCACCCTACGTCATCGCCAGGCCACCCAACGTCATCGTCAGGCCACCCAACGTCATCGTCAGGCCACCCAACGTCATCGTCGTCTACCCGCAATGCGTCCGCATCAACACCATCGCCACCCAATTCGTTTTCCGTATCGCAACCGGTGCCATTCTCAACATCACCACCGGTGACGTCGCTGCCGTCGGACAGTTCGCCATCGGCCAGTTCGTCGTCGGCGTCAACAGTCACTACGACTACCGTGTCCACCTCGACTTCGGCATCCGCAACGACATCATTGTCCGCGGCATCGGCGGCGTGGTCCACGTTGGCTTCGGCGGCAACGTCAGCGATGTCATCTCTATCAATATCCGACGACCTAACTCTTACCGACGAAATACCAATTAAGCTGAACGGCAAGAATTATCTTGAATGGAATGAGAAAGTTGAAGCTGTCTTGAAAGCGCGCAATCTGCTAGAGTTCGTGGAGAAGATCTTCGATCCTGAACCGTACGCAAGCGAGAGCGATCGCGCGCAGAACATCGAAAGCGAAAAGTTCCGGCGATGGTTTGTTCAAGATCAGATGTTGCGCACGTGGTTGTTATCGTCTATGCGCAAAGACCTTGCTTCTTTGATGACCGGATGCCAATACTCGTGGCAGGTTTGGGAAACGGTGAAAGAACTCTTCCATTCTCATTTGGCGGTGAGGGTTTGGCAACTTAGGTCAGAGCTGGGGACAATAAGGAAAGGAAATTTGTCTGTGTCTGAGTACGTTGGCAAGATCCAAAGCATTGTTGATTCTTTGGCTGAAACAGGTAATCCTGTGTCTGAAGAAGATCACGTTGAAGCGGTCTTGGCAGGATTGCCAAGGGAGTTTGACTCGGTCGTCAAAATGGCGCGAATGTTGGAGGGTCTCACTCCTATCGCAGTTAGTAATATTGAAACCTGGTGTTTAGTCTTAGAAGAGAAATATACAAGTGAATATCGCCATGTTGACGGTGGAGGAGGCCCTTCAACTCAAGATGACGAACCATCTTGCTCCCCTGAGTGTTCTACTGCTGAAAGAGGTCGTGGAAGTCGTAGACGAAAAGGCCATGGTCGCGGTGGCCGCCATCGAGGCAGGAActag
- the LOC108323525 gene encoding uncharacterized protein LOC108323525: MKVAPIVVFLFKDDEGFAAAILQALHPNTSSSFTRREEPFDHSLEPYGIKHVKASGSVSHFVDEHGAYMVSIVAMEHYEPPVLACALNEVLNKITADKSSLPTLLVPFLVESSKVKGQVKYLGSDESKPLIFGIRIGQNTDIMQALLNKTQELPSSLWIQHENFASFLHFVRVMQLPTFLLIGQTSQYLDTKSSKHHEIIHAIGEILASATGLQFSEERVVLNPKKKSGENKEPWRALYG, from the exons ATGAAGGTTGCTCCGATAGTGGTGTTCTTGTTCAAAGACGATGAGGGTTTCGCCGCCGCTATCTTACAAGCTCTCCACCCCAACACCTCATCCTCCTTCACCCGCCG AGAGGAACCATTCGACCACTCCCTGGAGCCTTATGGAATCAAGCACGTCAAAGCATCTGGCAGCGTTTCGCACTTCGTTGATGAGCACGGCGCTTATATG GTCTCAATTGTGGCTATGGAGCATTATGAGCCACCAGTACTAGCTTGTGCTCTAAATGAGGTCCTCAATAAAATTACTGCTGATAAATCATCCCTGCCAACACTTTTGGTACCATTTTTGGTGGAATCTTCCAAGGTTAAAGGGCAAGTTAAATACCTAGGATCAGATGAAAGCAAACCTCTAATATTTGGTATACGGATCGGTCAAAATACAGACATAATGCAGGCATTACTCAACAAAACACAGGAGCTACCATCTTCGTTATGGATTCAACATGAAAATTTTGCATCTTTTCTTCACTTTGTTCGTGTAATGCAGTTGCCAACCTTTCTTCTAATTGGACAAACTAGTCAATATTTGGACACTAAATCCTCCAAACATCATGAG ATAATTCATGCTATAGGAGAAATTTTGGCTAGCGCTACAGGTCTGCAGTTTTCAGAAGAGAGAGTGGTATTGAATCCTAAGAAGAAATCAGGTGAAAACAAAGAGCCATGGCGTGCATTATATGGTTGA
- the LOC108323526 gene encoding pentatricopeptide repeat-containing protein At1g11290, chloroplastic isoform X1, giving the protein MFLGSAKCSIHHHLLHLFSIPRIFRTRFFSTSSSMLDLCTKPQHLQQLHARFFLHGLHQNQSLSSKLMDCYSKFGLLDLMQKLFYSIQNPDSVLYRAISRNLYQSGEYDKTLFLYKAMVGKSMYPDEESCSFVLRSCFCLSHEQGKIVHGQIVRLGLDAFDSVGRTLVELYDMNGFLNVDEAAEGKYVMELNYWNNLISEASENGKMEESFKFLCRMRKENIQPNSSTVIGLLRSTVKLNSLKTGQALHSFVVVSNLCEELAVNTALLSMYAKLGSLEDARMLFEKMPDKDLVVWNIMISAYARNGFPKESLELVYCMVRSGFRPDLFTAIPAISSITQLKYNGWGKQMHAHVIRNGSDYQVSIHNSLIDMYSACDDLNLAQKIFGFIMNKTVVSWGAMIKGYTMHDQPLEALSLFLKMKLSGTRIDFIIVINILPAFAKIGALHCVSYLHGYSLKISLDSLKSLKTSFLSSYAKCGCIEMARKLFDEEKSIHRDIIAWNSMISAYSKHGEWFRCFQLYSQMKLSNIVPDQVTFLGLLTACVNSGLVSKGKEIFKEMVEIYGCQPCQEHHTCMVDLLGRAGQIHEANEIIKAIPLESDARVYGPLLSACKMHSETRLAELAAQKLINMEPKNAGNYVLLSNIYAAAGKWDKVAKMRSILRDRGLKKTPGCSWLELNGQVHEFRVADKSHQRWEDIYSILNVLELEAGDMENDLKLFDPSVIKGCELHMNQHNLRHNTIS; this is encoded by the coding sequence ATGTTTTTAGGTTCAGCCAAATGCTCCATTCACCACCATTTGTTACATCTCTTCAGCATTCCCAGAATCTTCCGTACAAGGTTTTTCAGCACTTCATCTTCTATGTTAGATCTCTGCACCAAGCCCCAGCACCTTCAACAACTCCATGCCAGGTTCTTCCTCCATGGCCTCCACCAAAACCAATCTCTTTCCTCCAAACTCATGGACTGCTACTCCAAATTTGGACTCCTGGACTTAATGCAGAAGCTTTTTTACTCCATTCAAAACCCAGATTCTGTTCTCTACAGAGCAATCTCAAGAAACTTGTATCAGTCTGGTGAATATGACAAGACCCTCTTTTTGTACAAAGCGATGGTTGGGAAGTCCATGTACCCAGATGAAGAAAGTTGCTCTTTTGTTTTGAGATCTTGCTTTTGTTTGTCTCATGAACAAGGGAAGATAGTTCATGGGCAGATAGTAAGGCTGGGTTTGGATGCATTTGACTCGGTGGGAAGAACTTTGGTAGAGTTGTATGACATGAATGGTTTTTTAAATGTGGATGAAGCTGCTGAAGGAAAATATGTAATGGAATTGAATTATTGGAATAACTTGATTTCAGAGGCATCTGAAAATGGGAAAATGGAGGAAAGCTTTAAATTTTTGTGTAGGATGAGAAAGGAGAATATCCAACCTAATTCAAGTACTGTGATTGGCTTGTTAAGGTCCACTGTTAAGTTGAACTCTCTGAAGACAGGACAAGCCCTACACTCCTTTGTTGTTGTGAGCAACCTCTGTGAAGAACTAGCTGTAAATACTGCACTGTTGTCAATGTATGCAAAGTTGGGTAGTCTAGAAGATGCAAGAATGCTGTTTGAGAAAATGCCTGACAAGGACCTTGTAGTCTGGAACATAATGATTTCAGCATATGCACGGAATGGATTCCCCAAGGAATCCTTAGAACTTGTATATTGTATGGTTAGATCAGGTTTTAGACCTGACTTGTTCACGGCAATTCCTGCCATTTCTTCTATCACACAGTTAAAGTATAATGGATGGGGAAAGCAAATGCACGCTCATGTGATAAGAAATGGTTCAGATTATCAGGTTTCCATTCACAATTCTCTGATCGACATGTATTCTGCATGTGATGACTTAAATTTGGCACAGAAGATTTTTGGCTTCATAATGAACAAGACTGTGGTTTCATGGGGTGCAATGATAAAAGGATATACAATGCATGATCAGCCTCTCGAGGCTCTGTCTCTATTCTTGAAAATGAAGTTGAGTGGTACTAGAATTGACTTCATTATAGTCATTAACATCTTGCCAGCCTTTGCAAAGATAGGGGCATTGCATTGTGTAAGTTATTTACACGGTTACTCTTTGAAAATCAGTCTTGATTCACTCAAATCCCTTAAGACATCCTTTCTTAGTAGCTATGCAAAATGTGGTTGCATAGAAATGGCCAGAAAGCTTTTTGATGAAGAGAAAAGTATCCATAGAGATATAATTGCGTGGAACTCAATGATCAGTGCGTATTCTAAACACGGAGAGTGGTTTAGATGTTTTCAATTGTACAGCCAAATGAAACTATCGAACATTGTACCGGACCAAGTAACATTTCTTGGGCTGCTCACAGCTTGTGTTAATTCAGGCCTTGTTAGCAAAGGCAAAGAGATTTTCAAGGAAATGGTGGAAATATATGGTTGCCAACCTTGTCAGGAACACCATACTTGTATGGTTGATCTACTCGGACGTGCTGGCCAAATCCATGAAGCCAATGAAATAATAAAAGCTATTCCACTGGAGTCAGATGCAAGGGTTTATGGCCCCTTGTTGAGTGCCTGTAAGATGCACTCAGAGACCCGTTTAGCAGAACTTGCTGCTCAGAAGCTTATAAATATGGAACCTAAAAATGCTGGAAACTATGTATTGCTCTCCAATATATATGCTGCAGCAGGAAAGTGGGACAAAGTTGCTAAAATGAGGAGTATTCTTAGAGATAGAGGACTAAAGAAAACACCAGGTTGTAGCTGGCTTGAATTAAATGGACAAGTGCACGAGTTTCGTGTTGCAGATAAATCTCATCAAAGATGGGAGGATATATACTCAATCTTAAATGTACTAGAGTTGGAAGCAGGGGATATGGAGAATGATCTTAAACTTTTTGACCCTTCTGTCATTAAGGGGTGTGAATTGCACATGAATCAACATAACCTAAGACATAACACGATAAGTTAA
- the LOC108323526 gene encoding pentatricopeptide repeat-containing protein At1g11290, chloroplastic isoform X2, whose amino-acid sequence MLDLCTKPQHLQQLHARFFLHGLHQNQSLSSKLMDCYSKFGLLDLMQKLFYSIQNPDSVLYRAISRNLYQSGEYDKTLFLYKAMVGKSMYPDEESCSFVLRSCFCLSHEQGKIVHGQIVRLGLDAFDSVGRTLVELYDMNGFLNVDEAAEGKYVMELNYWNNLISEASENGKMEESFKFLCRMRKENIQPNSSTVIGLLRSTVKLNSLKTGQALHSFVVVSNLCEELAVNTALLSMYAKLGSLEDARMLFEKMPDKDLVVWNIMISAYARNGFPKESLELVYCMVRSGFRPDLFTAIPAISSITQLKYNGWGKQMHAHVIRNGSDYQVSIHNSLIDMYSACDDLNLAQKIFGFIMNKTVVSWGAMIKGYTMHDQPLEALSLFLKMKLSGTRIDFIIVINILPAFAKIGALHCVSYLHGYSLKISLDSLKSLKTSFLSSYAKCGCIEMARKLFDEEKSIHRDIIAWNSMISAYSKHGEWFRCFQLYSQMKLSNIVPDQVTFLGLLTACVNSGLVSKGKEIFKEMVEIYGCQPCQEHHTCMVDLLGRAGQIHEANEIIKAIPLESDARVYGPLLSACKMHSETRLAELAAQKLINMEPKNAGNYVLLSNIYAAAGKWDKVAKMRSILRDRGLKKTPGCSWLELNGQVHEFRVADKSHQRWEDIYSILNVLELEAGDMENDLKLFDPSVIKGCELHMNQHNLRHNTIS is encoded by the coding sequence ATGTTAGATCTCTGCACCAAGCCCCAGCACCTTCAACAACTCCATGCCAGGTTCTTCCTCCATGGCCTCCACCAAAACCAATCTCTTTCCTCCAAACTCATGGACTGCTACTCCAAATTTGGACTCCTGGACTTAATGCAGAAGCTTTTTTACTCCATTCAAAACCCAGATTCTGTTCTCTACAGAGCAATCTCAAGAAACTTGTATCAGTCTGGTGAATATGACAAGACCCTCTTTTTGTACAAAGCGATGGTTGGGAAGTCCATGTACCCAGATGAAGAAAGTTGCTCTTTTGTTTTGAGATCTTGCTTTTGTTTGTCTCATGAACAAGGGAAGATAGTTCATGGGCAGATAGTAAGGCTGGGTTTGGATGCATTTGACTCGGTGGGAAGAACTTTGGTAGAGTTGTATGACATGAATGGTTTTTTAAATGTGGATGAAGCTGCTGAAGGAAAATATGTAATGGAATTGAATTATTGGAATAACTTGATTTCAGAGGCATCTGAAAATGGGAAAATGGAGGAAAGCTTTAAATTTTTGTGTAGGATGAGAAAGGAGAATATCCAACCTAATTCAAGTACTGTGATTGGCTTGTTAAGGTCCACTGTTAAGTTGAACTCTCTGAAGACAGGACAAGCCCTACACTCCTTTGTTGTTGTGAGCAACCTCTGTGAAGAACTAGCTGTAAATACTGCACTGTTGTCAATGTATGCAAAGTTGGGTAGTCTAGAAGATGCAAGAATGCTGTTTGAGAAAATGCCTGACAAGGACCTTGTAGTCTGGAACATAATGATTTCAGCATATGCACGGAATGGATTCCCCAAGGAATCCTTAGAACTTGTATATTGTATGGTTAGATCAGGTTTTAGACCTGACTTGTTCACGGCAATTCCTGCCATTTCTTCTATCACACAGTTAAAGTATAATGGATGGGGAAAGCAAATGCACGCTCATGTGATAAGAAATGGTTCAGATTATCAGGTTTCCATTCACAATTCTCTGATCGACATGTATTCTGCATGTGATGACTTAAATTTGGCACAGAAGATTTTTGGCTTCATAATGAACAAGACTGTGGTTTCATGGGGTGCAATGATAAAAGGATATACAATGCATGATCAGCCTCTCGAGGCTCTGTCTCTATTCTTGAAAATGAAGTTGAGTGGTACTAGAATTGACTTCATTATAGTCATTAACATCTTGCCAGCCTTTGCAAAGATAGGGGCATTGCATTGTGTAAGTTATTTACACGGTTACTCTTTGAAAATCAGTCTTGATTCACTCAAATCCCTTAAGACATCCTTTCTTAGTAGCTATGCAAAATGTGGTTGCATAGAAATGGCCAGAAAGCTTTTTGATGAAGAGAAAAGTATCCATAGAGATATAATTGCGTGGAACTCAATGATCAGTGCGTATTCTAAACACGGAGAGTGGTTTAGATGTTTTCAATTGTACAGCCAAATGAAACTATCGAACATTGTACCGGACCAAGTAACATTTCTTGGGCTGCTCACAGCTTGTGTTAATTCAGGCCTTGTTAGCAAAGGCAAAGAGATTTTCAAGGAAATGGTGGAAATATATGGTTGCCAACCTTGTCAGGAACACCATACTTGTATGGTTGATCTACTCGGACGTGCTGGCCAAATCCATGAAGCCAATGAAATAATAAAAGCTATTCCACTGGAGTCAGATGCAAGGGTTTATGGCCCCTTGTTGAGTGCCTGTAAGATGCACTCAGAGACCCGTTTAGCAGAACTTGCTGCTCAGAAGCTTATAAATATGGAACCTAAAAATGCTGGAAACTATGTATTGCTCTCCAATATATATGCTGCAGCAGGAAAGTGGGACAAAGTTGCTAAAATGAGGAGTATTCTTAGAGATAGAGGACTAAAGAAAACACCAGGTTGTAGCTGGCTTGAATTAAATGGACAAGTGCACGAGTTTCGTGTTGCAGATAAATCTCATCAAAGATGGGAGGATATATACTCAATCTTAAATGTACTAGAGTTGGAAGCAGGGGATATGGAGAATGATCTTAAACTTTTTGACCCTTCTGTCATTAAGGGGTGTGAATTGCACATGAATCAACATAACCTAAGACATAACACGATAAGTTAA